CTTCGGGCTTCCCCGGAAATCCCTCATCCTTGCCTGCCTTAAGAGGGGAGTCATTATGCTGAATCCCTCATTGATCCGTGAGGGGATTGATCTCTGGTGGAATGACCAGTCGGCGCGGAGAATGGGCCATATCACAGGAGATAAAACCACATTCATCGGTGAAGATAAGAATCTTAATATGGTGGATTACACATCGAGAAAACCCGGTGATCTCGCCGTGACACAGGACGGCATACACATGCTTATGTATCTGGGGAATCAAGAATGGATCCAAGCCGATCCAGGGGCGGGTAAAGTCATTATCAGTCATGTTCCCTCCGAGAATGCCTGGTTTTCATGACCAATCATGATTCTCCGCTGGAAGATTACCGAGTCATGAATAGGGGGGGGCACTCCGGATTTTGATCGTTTCACTACCCGAAACAGCTTTGCAATATTAAGGACAATTTGCGGCGGAAGAATCAAAATGGAGCGTTATTTGAAAGTTTGAATAGGCCATAAAATGAATGAGTCGGGTTTACCCATATATCAGGTTAAATCTGAAATAACTCTGACAGTATTATACTTGAATGATGGGCTAAAATAGTTAAATTTAGTTTAATTTTATAATATTTTGATTAAAGTTATCGCATTAACATTCTTTGCCTTCGGCATAACACTGCTTTTAGTGCCTTTTGTCAGGATTTGGGCTATACGCAGGCGTTTGGTAGATCGCCCGGATCGGGGCAGGAAAACCCATCGCAAACCAGTGCCGAGGGTGGGAGGATTGGCTATATTCATGAGTTTTCTCGTGATTCTTTTGGGCATGAGTTATTTGAGGAATAACCATTTGGATATCGAGGTGCTGAGTCTGGCGTTGTCTTCATCCCTCATGTTTGTAGTCGGGTTTTGGGATGATATTCGACCGCTGGGTGCAAAGGTGAAATTGGTTTTGCAGATTTTGGTGTCTGTCGTGGCCTTTTTATTGGGGATACGCATCGAGATGCTTTTCGGGCATTCGATTGGCTTTTTGAGTTTGCCGCTGACGATTATTTGGCTTGTTTCGACAGTGAATATTATCAACCTCATTGACGGGATTGACGGGTTGGCCGCCGGCGTCTGTATTTTCTTGATGATCACCCTCGGGATATTGGCTTCGAATACCGAGCCCTTGACATTGATTTGTTTCGGAATGGTCGGAGTGCTTGGGGGATTCCTGTTTTATAATTTTCCGCCAGCCCGGATTTTTCTCGGGGATGGGGGTGCTTATTTCCTGGGATTCTTGATTGGTTCGATCGCCTTGGTGAATTCCCGAAAAGGCGAGGTGGCCTTGGCCCTGATTGCCCCGTTCCTCGCCTTAGGCCTCCCGGTATTAGATACGGCACTTGCGATTATCCGGAGGGGAATGCGCGGGTTGCCCCTTTTCTTTGGTGACCGTGAACACATCCACCACCGTTTGGTAGATATAGGTTTTTCGACGAGGCGCGTGATTTTAATCCTGTATTCAGCCTGCGGCCTTTTGAGTTTTTCGGCTATGCTAGTCTTTTGGACTCAGGGACGTTTACTTCCCCTATTTATCGGGATTTCCCTCCTGAGTATCCTCGTACTCGTCCGGCAGCTCGGTTATATCAAAAGTTATGCTAGTCTCGGTGCCCAGATCATCCGCAGCCTCGGCCGGCGACGTGAATCGAAAGCAGCTCAGGAACAGATGATGTTCTGGCGGCAAAAATCTATCGTGGCGGGTTCCTCATTCGATCCGTGGAAACATTTTGAGATTGTCTTGGCCCGTTTGGAGGTGGAGAAATTTGAGTTCCACTCGTTCGATCCCGAGATGAGTGAAAATTATCGGTGGGATGAATTAGTCCCCCACGCTCTTGAAGAGGAATTGATTAATAAAGGCCAGATTTATACTTGTGTGAAGGCCATTAAAATTAATGCCGCCGTGATCGGGGAGATTTACATGTCTAAACACGTGGATAAGGATGATATTGCCCATTTTGAACGGATAACCGGTTTTGTGGCGGAGAGTCTGAAAGACTATTTTGCCGATAAAAGGAATCATTTTAAATCTTCTGCCATAAAAGTTCACCGCAACCATTGAAAAGCGTTCCGCTTTTGCTAATTTTAAGTCCGTATGTCATTTGTGGAAGTTTTTAACCGTTTGGATCGTGAGAAAAGTCCCGCTGTCAGGAGATTTGAGCAACTCATTTCCCCCTCTTCCGGGATTTCTCTCGAGCAACTTGCTCACGAGGCCCATCAAACATCATTAAAATATTTCGGGCGTACGATTCGCCTTTTTGCGCCGTTGTATGTCAGTAATGAATGTATTAATAATTGTGCTTACTGCGGGTTTTCCCGTGATAACCCCATCCTCAGGGTCACATTGGACGTGGAGGATGTAGCGACAGAAGCCCGTCATCTCGTTGCGGAAGGCTTCCGCAATTTGCTCATCGTTTCCGGCGAACACCCGAAATTTGTCTCTTCTGGTTATCTCCGTGAGGTGATCCTGCGGCTCCGGGATTTTGTCCCAGCCCTATCGATCGAGGTCGGGCCTATGGAAACGGATGAATATATTCCGCTGGTTGAAGCTGGCGCCGAAGGACTCATCGTTTATCAGGAGACCTATGACCGCGATGTTTACGGGGTCGTCCACACAGCCGGGCCAAAAAAAGATTTTGACTGGAGACTCGAAACACCGGAGCGCGGGTTTGCCGCGGGATTTCGCCGGATCGGTATCGGAGCCTTGTTAGGACTCTCTGATTGGAGGAGGGAAGCCATCTCATTGGCCGCACACTGTGATTATCTCCTGAAACATTGTTGGAAATCCCAAATAACCGTTTCTTTCCCCCGCTTGCGTCCGGCAGCGGGCAGTTACGATCCAAAATTCCCTGTCACAGATATCGAGTTTGTCCGGTTGATCTGTGCCATGAGGATTACTTTCCCGCAGGTGGGTATCGTCCTTTCGACGCGTGAACCCGCCCCATTACGCGACGGTCTTGTCCCGTTGGGCATTACGATGATGAGTGCGGGGGCAAAAACCGAACCCGGCGGTTACACGGGTGCTGGCAAACAAAATGTCCATCTGACTGTCGCGGGTAAACCTCAGGATTCCAGTTGTTATGAATCCGTCGAGACGATTCGGTCCGAAGGCGAATATTTGACGGATGCTGAGGAACAATTCCAAATATCCGATACCCGTTCCGCCGCTCAGATGGCCGCTATGCTCCACAAGATGGGGTATGAAACGGTATGGAAAGACTGGGACCGTGTGATCATGGGAGTGTAGTCGCCCGGAGGGGTGGATCTGTATTATGGAGCAAATTGTTTTTAAGGCCAATGGGCAAGAGATGACAGTCGATAGTGAATTAACCATCGACGGCTTTTTGTCCTTAAAGGAAATCGAGCCTCGCACTGTCGCTGTGGAGATTAATGGCGAAGCCCTCTTCCGTTCTGAGTGGTCCACACGCAAATTGCACCAGGCAGATAACCTCGAGGTCATCCGGGTCGTCGCCGGGGGATAGTCCACTAGTGTCATCCACGCCTCCAGACAAGAAGTGAGCAAATTGCTGCGTTGAAGGGCACCCCCACCCATCATTTGCTGATGATGGGGGTTGCTTTGAGATTAAGGATTATATTTTGATACGCCGCAGATGACGGGGGACATGCCGCCTGCGTAAAAAGCATCGGGGGGGTGTTGGTTGATCGGGGTTCCTTTGTCGAGAGCATCTGCATCACAGTATTCGAGGAAGAAGGCACGGCGATCGTTGTTTGTTTGATTCTGGAGTGAACGGTGTAGGGTGTAGCCTGTAAAGGCGATGGCTTCACCTGCCTTTAAATTTGCGGGAGTGCCATTGCCTTCGACATCCACCTCGATGTGCCAGGAATCCTCCGATTTTTTAATGTGCGGGATCAGCCCTTTTTTATGGCTGCCGGGCACGACCCAGACGCAACCATTGTCCGGGGTGACATCATCAAGGGCGAACCAGACGGTGATATTTGTGCCGGGTTCTAATCCGCCATAACCATTATCTTGGTGCCAGGGAAATGTATTTCTCGCTTTATCAGCAGTGTCAGGGGCTTTGACTACGAACTGATCGAACCAACAACGCAAGTTCGGCCCGATTAATTTTTTCATCGCTTCGATCTGATTTCCCTCGGTCGCAAAATCCATGATGAGGGGATGTTTCCCTCGTAGCTGAGTGTAAAAAAAGGTTCCTTTATCCTCAGGCCGTTTCGGGAGTGTGGGGATCAATGCGCGGAATTTTTCGAGTGTTTCATCACTCATGACTTTGCCGAGCATGAGATAGCCGTTTTCTTTATAGAACTCGACATCCTGGTCGGAGATGGAAAATGTGGACAGTTGTGGTGTGGTCATATAATTTCAACCTAGCAGATCTCTTTTGTCTTTAGAATGGATGTTTATCTCAAATATATGGACTTTTATTACAATTCAATAGCCGCTCTCCCCCGCCTCTTCCAATCTCCTTTCCGGGTCAAGGAACTCTATTACCACCCGCGCAAAACGCAATTTGCGCGGATGCGCTTTGAGACTTTTAATGTATCATTCATTTTTAGGGGTACGGGCCAATATAAACTCGGGCCACATTCCTGCCGGGTGACGGCTCCTTTTGTCGTTACCCAATGGCCCGGCCCTTTGCATGAGTATGGGGCGGATGGGGATTGGGAAGAGTTCGCCTACGCTTGCACCCCCTCGGTGATGGCTGTGCTTGAAAAATCGGGTCTTATCGATCCCGCTCACCCTTTTTGGCCGATGCAAAATAGCCTCTTTATCCGGCAGCAGTCCGACCATATTCATGAACTCATGAAGCGGGGGCACCAACCGGGTGTCGCAGACGAAATCGATCGCCTGTGTGAATTCATCCTTTTTAAAAGCCGGGTGGGAATTAGGACGGATAAAAAGGAGGACGCAGGTGCCAAAAAAATCAAGGTGATCCGTGAATATCTCGCTGGGAATTACCACCGGACGATTAACCTGAAAACCGTCTGCCGCGAGCACGGGATATCCGCAATCAGCCTCCACCGTTATTGGAAAAAGTATCTGGGAGGCTCTCCCGGTGATTACATGGGGCATTTGCGGCTGCAGGAGGCTGCCCGCCTTTTAGCCATGTCGGGCCTGACCATCGGAGAAATCGCCCGGCAGGTGGGATTTGAAGATCCACTCTACTTTTCCCGCCGCTTCCGGAAAACCTACGGGCTCTCCGCCCGTGATTTCCGGAAGAGGAATGCATCCATACCTGAACAGTCTTGATGGATATCTGGTTCGTCAGGATTTCCCCTTGCCATCTCGGTCGGTTAATCCTAAAACTCGGTATCATAATGATTAAAACTTCAAATAATCAATCCAAAGTAGAATCCTCTCCTCATAAAGAATTTAATCACAGTACCGCTCAGCATTATGAGCTTTCATCAAATAATCAGTGGTCGGATTTAAACTTCGAGAAAGTTTATTCCCTTGTTGATACCCCTGAAAAGGCGACAGCACACCAGCTAAAAATGGATAACGAATTTTTCACGACCGAAGATTTTACCAAGAGCGTCGTCGAACACCGCGAAGGTAAAATATGCCTGGAAATAGGCCCCGGACCATCAGGAGGATGGGTCTCACATGCCAAAAACGCGGGACAACGCATCTTGATTGAACCGTTGGGACTTGCCTATAGAAATTACCAAATCCGCAAATTCGGCAAAACCCTGATCGGTGACGATGTGCAGATACTCATCACACCCGCTGAGGATTTAATCAAGGATTATGTTGGAGCTATTGATGGTGCCATCATGTGCCGCAACGCCCTTGACCATTGCAGTGACCCTCTAAAGATTCTCGAAAACATCGGATTATACGCAGCTCCAGGTTGCTTTTTATTCCTCTGGACCGATCTATGGCATCACCATGATGTGGATGATGGGCATTGCAACATCACTCAAGATTTAGAGGCATTCAAAGAATCGATCCAGAAGATGGACTTTGAGATTATTCACGAATTTTCAGATAGGAACAGGGAAACACTCAATATCGGCTTAAACGCAATCAAACATTAATCCTAAAAAGGAAAATGGGCATGGGGATTCGGAGCTGAAGGGGGCTCTCAGTGTGGGCGGGTTATTTTTCTGGGATTAGGGTGTTCTGAGTTAACCGCTGAGGAGCAGTTCGGATTGGGGTGGGAGACCTGAGAGCCATTTTCCTCCTAGGTATCGGCGGAAAATACGCGTTAAGAGCAAGGTCCAACGTTGATGAGAACGCCATCGCTCCATGATGGATTTGATCTGTTGCAACTCATTACTGATGAGCAGGACAGCTTGGGCGATTGAATTCAAGATGTGGGGATGGACCCCGCACAATTATCTCCACCCTCATTTCAGTCATTGGAAAGATGTGAAGTGGCACCGACGCCTCACGGAGAAATTCCTCAAGGGTTAGGAGAGTCTTTAAAATCTTATCGACGCGCGGGGATCCAAAGTTTTAGAATCCATCCCATGATTTCCGCGAATCCCCTCCTTTTTGAAATTTCCGCCCGCAAGTTTGTCGAATCTCTCAAGGCGATTACCGACTCTGAGGCGACCTTGGCGGATGTGCCGGATGAATGGTTTAAGAATCTGGCGGACCAAGGATTTGATACTGTCTGGCTCATGGGCGTGTGGCAACTCGGGGAGGTAGGTCGCAAAATCTCGTTGGATCGGGGTCGGCGCAGTGGAGAGTTTGAGCGTCTCTTACCCGGATGGACAGAGGCAGATGTGAGTGGCTCCCCTTATTGCGTTCAGGATTATCGGGTTCATCAGGATTTCGGACGCGATGAGGCGTTGGCTGTCTTTCGCAGCAAATTGCGCGAGCACGGGATGGGACTGGTGCTGGATTTTGTGCCGAACCACACAGCGTGCGACCACCGCTGGGTTAAAGAGCATCCGGAATATTATGTCCATGGCACTCCCGGACTTTTGGTCGGGCAGCCTGATAATTACGCTGAGCAGGACGGCACCATTTTTGCCCACGGGCGTGATCCGTATTTTCCCGGGTGGCCGGATGTTTTCCAGCTTGATTACCGCAAAGAGCTGGTGCAACAGGCGATGATGGAGGATCTCGCACTCGTGTCCGGACTTTGCGACGGGGTCCGCTGCGACATGTCGATGCTGGTGCTACCCGATATTTTCGCTAAGACATGGGGAGTGCTACCTGACTCTTTGTCGCGGGAAGCGGCCAAAGGTTCCTTTTGGTCCCGCGCCATCGACCGGGTGAAAGAAAAATGCCCGGATTTTAAATTCATTGCGGAGGCGTATTGGGGTTTGGAATACCGCCTGCAAATGGAAGGGTTTGACTACACCTACGACAAAACCCTCTACGACCGTCTCGTCCATCAGAACATGCATGAGATTCATGCCGACCTCACAGATTGGCTACCTCTGGCCCGCGGTGTGCATTTTCTTGAAAATCATGATGAACCCCGCACGGCCTCGGCTTTTCCCGAGCCCTCCTACCGTCAGGCGGCAGCTGTTTTAACCCTCAGTTTACCGGGTGTACGCCTCGTCTATGATGGCCAGATCGAAGGCCGCAAATTGCGCTACTGTATCCACCTGCGCCGGGCGGCAGATGTACCCTCTGTCGAGAATGAATCGTCTTTTTATGAGAGACTCTTCCAAGCGGTGAAAGGTTCTGTCATCGGTAAAGGTA
The DNA window shown above is from Verrucomicrobiota bacterium and carries:
- a CDS encoding NlpC/P60 family protein, with translation MFIAALLILPGRRPQGEQLAADTCSFARMYVGRPYYWGGENDTGIDCFGLPRKSLILACLKRGVIMLNPSLIREGIDLWWNDQSARRMGHITGDKTTFIGEDKNLNMVDYTSRKPGDLAVTQDGIHMLMYLGNQEWIQADPGAGKVIISHVPSENAWFS
- a CDS encoding MraY family glycosyltransferase, giving the protein MIKVIALTFFAFGITLLLVPFVRIWAIRRRLVDRPDRGRKTHRKPVPRVGGLAIFMSFLVILLGMSYLRNNHLDIEVLSLALSSSLMFVVGFWDDIRPLGAKVKLVLQILVSVVAFLLGIRIEMLFGHSIGFLSLPLTIIWLVSTVNIINLIDGIDGLAAGVCIFLMITLGILASNTEPLTLICFGMVGVLGGFLFYNFPPARIFLGDGGAYFLGFLIGSIALVNSRKGEVALALIAPFLALGLPVLDTALAIIRRGMRGLPLFFGDREHIHHRLVDIGFSTRRVILILYSACGLLSFSAMLVFWTQGRLLPLFIGISLLSILVLVRQLGYIKSYASLGAQIIRSLGRRRESKAAQEQMMFWRQKSIVAGSSFDPWKHFEIVLARLEVEKFEFHSFDPEMSENYRWDELVPHALEEELINKGQIYTCVKAIKINAAVIGEIYMSKHVDKDDIAHFERITGFVAESLKDYFADKRNHFKSSAIKVHRNH
- the thiH gene encoding 2-iminoacetate synthase ThiH, encoding MSFVEVFNRLDREKSPAVRRFEQLISPSSGISLEQLAHEAHQTSLKYFGRTIRLFAPLYVSNECINNCAYCGFSRDNPILRVTLDVEDVATEARHLVAEGFRNLLIVSGEHPKFVSSGYLREVILRLRDFVPALSIEVGPMETDEYIPLVEAGAEGLIVYQETYDRDVYGVVHTAGPKKDFDWRLETPERGFAAGFRRIGIGALLGLSDWRREAISLAAHCDYLLKHCWKSQITVSFPRLRPAAGSYDPKFPVTDIEFVRLICAMRITFPQVGIVLSTREPAPLRDGLVPLGITMMSAGAKTEPGGYTGAGKQNVHLTVAGKPQDSSCYESVETIRSEGEYLTDAEEQFQISDTRSAAQMAAMLHKMGYETVWKDWDRVIMGV
- the thiS gene encoding sulfur carrier protein ThiS; translated protein: MEQIVFKANGQEMTVDSELTIDGFLSLKEIEPRTVAVEINGEALFRSEWSTRKLHQADNLEVIRVVAGG
- a CDS encoding phytanoyl-CoA dioxygenase family protein, which translates into the protein MTTPQLSTFSISDQDVEFYKENGYLMLGKVMSDETLEKFRALIPTLPKRPEDKGTFFYTQLRGKHPLIMDFATEGNQIEAMKKLIGPNLRCWFDQFVVKAPDTADKARNTFPWHQDNGYGGLEPGTNITVWFALDDVTPDNGCVWVVPGSHKKGLIPHIKKSEDSWHIEVDVEGNGTPANLKAGEAIAFTGYTLHRSLQNQTNNDRRAFFLEYCDADALDKGTPINQHPPDAFYAGGMSPVICGVSKYNP
- a CDS encoding helix-turn-helix transcriptional regulator, with translation MDFYYNSIAALPRLFQSPFRVKELYYHPRKTQFARMRFETFNVSFIFRGTGQYKLGPHSCRVTAPFVVTQWPGPLHEYGADGDWEEFAYACTPSVMAVLEKSGLIDPAHPFWPMQNSLFIRQQSDHIHELMKRGHQPGVADEIDRLCEFILFKSRVGIRTDKKEDAGAKKIKVIREYLAGNYHRTINLKTVCREHGISAISLHRYWKKYLGGSPGDYMGHLRLQEAARLLAMSGLTIGEIARQVGFEDPLYFSRRFRKTYGLSARDFRKRNASIPEQS
- a CDS encoding alpha-amylase family glycosyl hydrolase, producing MISANPLLFEISARKFVESLKAITDSEATLADVPDEWFKNLADQGFDTVWLMGVWQLGEVGRKISLDRGRRSGEFERLLPGWTEADVSGSPYCVQDYRVHQDFGRDEALAVFRSKLREHGMGLVLDFVPNHTACDHRWVKEHPEYYVHGTPGLLVGQPDNYAEQDGTIFAHGRDPYFPGWPDVFQLDYRKELVQQAMMEDLALVSGLCDGVRCDMSMLVLPDIFAKTWGVLPDSLSREAAKGSFWSRAIDRVKEKCPDFKFIAEAYWGLEYRLQMEGFDYTYDKTLYDRLVHQNMHEIHADLTDWLPLARGVHFLENHDEPRTASAFPEPSYRQAAAVLTLSLPGVRLVYDGQIEGRKLRYCIHLRRAADVPSVENESSFYERLFQAVKGSVIGKGISSFIPSRPTWAGNTRYSDIQAILWEKDGKRDLVVVNLSGNECDTRLSFFFTGMGSRQWGFKNRLGLEEYTRSGDEIGTTGLYIKLLPYQAQIFELSRSQE